One genomic region from Metallosphaera tengchongensis encodes:
- a CDS encoding ATP-NAD kinase family protein, with product MKVGFLVNPYAGAGGRLGYKGSDDIREENPEIPARVSRFLSKAPDVEYLTPREKMGEVYFAGSNKKVIILNSGKNDSTREDTVNSVKEMIERGADIITFVGGDGTARDVAQVVGTTIPILGVPAGVKMHSGVFASTPEAAGTLLSHFVLGRAKVVATEVLDVDEEMYRRGKYVVKLYYIAKTISFNRLLTPSKQEYSYSDELDGIADFFLDKVMKDGIVYIMGPGSTVKRIEERLGLKPNFLGIDVFLGKKLIKANANYLDLVALTGGLKLKIVLTPIGGQGFVIGRGNQEIGPEILRRIEKEDIIILSVREKLDRIDCLRFDTGDPSLDEKFKGVYRVIIGYDETMAVKTCST from the coding sequence ATGAAGGTAGGTTTTCTGGTTAATCCTTACGCTGGAGCTGGAGGTAGGCTCGGATATAAGGGGAGTGATGATATTAGAGAGGAAAACCCAGAAATTCCCGCTAGGGTCTCCAGGTTTCTTTCAAAGGCTCCTGACGTCGAGTATTTAACTCCCCGGGAAAAGATGGGCGAAGTTTATTTTGCTGGATCGAATAAAAAAGTGATCATACTAAATTCTGGGAAAAACGACTCAACTAGAGAAGATACTGTAAATTCAGTTAAAGAGATGATTGAAAGGGGAGCGGATATCATAACTTTTGTGGGAGGTGATGGGACTGCTAGAGACGTTGCCCAGGTAGTTGGTACCACGATCCCTATTTTAGGGGTTCCTGCAGGTGTCAAAATGCATAGTGGAGTCTTCGCTTCCACGCCAGAAGCTGCAGGCACACTCCTTTCCCACTTCGTTCTGGGGAGGGCTAAAGTTGTCGCTACCGAGGTTTTAGACGTTGATGAAGAAATGTATAGGAGAGGTAAGTATGTAGTAAAACTGTATTATATAGCAAAAACTATATCTTTTAACCGTTTGTTGACACCATCTAAACAGGAATATAGTTATTCTGATGAATTGGATGGTATAGCCGACTTTTTCCTGGATAAGGTGATGAAAGATGGAATTGTTTACATAATGGGTCCAGGATCCACTGTAAAGAGGATAGAGGAGAGGCTTGGCCTTAAGCCCAACTTTCTCGGCATAGACGTCTTCTTGGGAAAAAAGTTAATCAAAGCAAATGCAAACTACCTTGATTTAGTTGCTTTAACTGGGGGGTTAAAACTAAAGATAGTACTCACCCCGATAGGGGGCCAAGGGTTCGTTATTGGGCGTGGAAATCAAGAAATAGGACCTGAAATCCTGAGGAGGATAGAAAAGGAGGACATTATCATCCTTTCAGTTCGCGAGAAACTGGACAGAATCGATTGCTTAAGATTCGACACAGGCGATCCGAGCCTTGACGAGAAGTTCAAGGGAGTCTACAGAGTCATAATAGGCTACGACGAGACCATGGCCGTGAAGACGTGTAGTACTTAG
- a CDS encoding aspartate kinase, with protein sequence MPILKIGGSIQKDEKDYELIAERIEKYSSKTDKVIVVTSALKGVTNSLIEATENRDKAVDLITEIYDRHVKLLSKLVEGPEFENAFKSLSKLADELFRIAWSIKVLDETSTRVRDYILSFGERMASVTLASVLKSKRMNAQAYPEPVLVTDDSFGEANVIEDLSINEARKLLEIDSKIVVSPGFIGKTVMDRYTTVGRGGSDYTATLLGKLLGLSEVRLITEVPGIMTADPRKFPGAKTITRLSLEEAMELAQMGAKRLHPRTFEPMFNNDLKVYIEGLYDEGYTLVEGTCDSSDKLKGIAILEDLKLISVESTKIVGKIGSAARVMEKAREAGVNIVSLSQPASETTIHLLVDARSSNTLTSRLEELKDVNTVNVQDASAVSVVGCGLRKKELFKEILREASSFDITSVSRGLSNVSATFIVKRDEGFNLAKDLHEVVIRWTN encoded by the coding sequence ATGCCAATTCTTAAAATTGGAGGATCTATTCAAAAAGATGAGAAAGATTATGAATTAATAGCAGAAAGGATAGAAAAGTACTCCAGCAAGACTGATAAAGTGATTGTTGTAACCTCCGCTTTAAAAGGTGTGACCAACAGTTTAATTGAAGCTACTGAGAACCGCGATAAGGCTGTGGATCTGATAACCGAAATTTATGACAGACATGTAAAGCTCCTGTCAAAGCTGGTTGAGGGACCGGAGTTCGAAAACGCTTTCAAGTCACTTTCCAAACTAGCGGATGAGCTATTTAGAATAGCGTGGTCAATCAAGGTTTTAGACGAGACCTCCACAAGGGTGAGGGACTATATCCTCTCCTTCGGAGAGAGAATGGCTAGCGTTACTCTCGCATCGGTTCTGAAGAGCAAAAGGATGAACGCCCAAGCCTACCCTGAACCAGTTCTAGTAACTGACGACTCCTTTGGAGAGGCTAACGTAATAGAGGACCTCTCCATTAATGAGGCCCGAAAGCTTCTAGAGATTGATTCCAAGATAGTTGTCTCTCCTGGATTCATAGGGAAGACAGTTATGGATAGGTACACAACCGTGGGAAGGGGAGGTAGCGACTACACAGCGACGTTGCTGGGGAAACTTCTGGGCCTTTCTGAAGTGAGGCTAATAACTGAGGTTCCAGGAATTATGACTGCCGATCCGAGGAAGTTTCCAGGGGCTAAGACCATAACCCGTCTCTCGCTGGAGGAGGCGATGGAGCTCGCTCAAATGGGTGCAAAAAGACTTCATCCTAGAACTTTCGAGCCCATGTTCAATAATGACCTCAAGGTCTATATAGAGGGTCTATACGACGAAGGTTACACCCTCGTTGAGGGAACTTGTGACTCCTCGGATAAGTTAAAGGGGATAGCGATCCTTGAGGACCTCAAACTCATCTCAGTGGAAAGCACAAAGATAGTAGGCAAAATTGGCTCCGCTGCAAGAGTTATGGAGAAAGCTAGAGAAGCTGGGGTGAACATCGTGTCCCTATCCCAACCCGCATCTGAGACTACTATTCATCTTTTGGTGGACGCTAGAAGTTCCAACACCTTAACTTCCCGTTTAGAGGAACTAAAGGACGTAAATACGGTGAACGTTCAGGACGCCAGCGCCGTAAGCGTGGTAGGATGCGGTCTGAGAAAAAAGGAGCTATTCAAGGAAATCCTGAGGGAGGCCTCTTCCTTTGATATCACCTCCGTTTCAAGAGGGCTCAGTAACGTCAGCGCAACCTTCATAGTTAAAAGGGATGAAGGTTTTAATCTTGCAAAGGACTTACATGAGGTGGTCATAAGATGGACAAACTAA
- the asd gene encoding aspartate-semialdehyde dehydrogenase produces MDKLRVSLLGATGMVGQKMVRLLSNHPFIELTKVSASPGKIGKKYSEAVKWVEGGEIPQHATDLRVVSTEPEDHKDVDVVLSALPNELAEGIELKLVREGITVVSNASPFRMDPEVPLINPEVNWEHLKLLDTQRQKRGWKGLMVKNPNCTAAIMSMPIKPLLKYKLNNLIITTLQAVSGAGYNGLSFMSITNNVIPYIKGEEDKIPKESGKMLGRLNGDRIDHVELKAMVTSTRVPVKVGHMGVMYLFFDSQVNAEEVKNELSRFRSLPQEKNLPTAPKTPIRILEGEDRPQPEIDVRSENGMSISVGRVKNEGNAIRMVVLGDNLVRGAAGITILTLEVMRELGYV; encoded by the coding sequence ATGGACAAACTAAGAGTCTCCCTCCTGGGCGCTACTGGAATGGTTGGGCAGAAAATGGTTAGGCTTCTCTCCAACCACCCTTTCATTGAGCTCACCAAGGTAAGTGCTTCCCCTGGGAAGATTGGAAAGAAGTACAGTGAGGCAGTCAAGTGGGTTGAGGGCGGAGAGATACCTCAGCACGCCACTGACCTCCGAGTAGTCTCCACTGAACCTGAAGATCATAAGGACGTAGACGTTGTTCTCTCTGCTTTACCCAATGAGCTTGCTGAGGGAATAGAGCTGAAGTTAGTAAGGGAAGGAATAACTGTGGTCTCCAATGCCAGTCCTTTCAGGATGGATCCAGAAGTTCCTCTAATAAACCCTGAGGTAAATTGGGAACACCTAAAGCTATTGGATACTCAAAGGCAGAAGAGGGGCTGGAAAGGACTAATGGTTAAGAACCCCAACTGCACCGCCGCAATAATGAGCATGCCAATAAAACCGCTCCTGAAGTATAAGCTTAACAACCTGATAATTACTACACTGCAGGCAGTTAGCGGAGCAGGATACAACGGACTGTCTTTCATGTCCATTACTAATAACGTAATACCCTACATTAAGGGAGAGGAGGACAAGATCCCAAAAGAGTCAGGAAAAATGCTTGGAAGACTAAACGGGGACAGGATAGACCATGTAGAGCTTAAGGCCATGGTTACTAGCACTAGAGTTCCGGTAAAAGTAGGACATATGGGCGTAATGTACTTGTTCTTCGACTCTCAAGTGAACGCAGAGGAAGTTAAGAATGAGCTCTCAAGGTTTAGATCTCTACCCCAGGAGAAGAATTTACCCACTGCTCCAAAGACTCCCATCAGGATCTTAGAGGGAGAAGATAGGCCTCAACCCGAGATTGACGTAAGAAGCGAGAACGGGATGAGTATTAGCGTTGGGAGAGTAAAGAACGAAGGTAATGCGATAAGAATGGTAGTGCTGGGTGACAACCTAGTGAGGGGTGCAGCTGGGATCACAATCCTGACCCTAGAGGTCATGAGAGAGTTAGGTTACGTATGA
- a CDS encoding Nre family DNA repair protein, which translates to MRKIPAELCVRCKGTKFLCGLPSCPITQRFRSIVNTTSKISLEKGIIEGSTPPSAIVGERGYPKVSLNFNVVPGVTGEETRIYNDPANWWGKANIYDIINYRSSLVSNLSEVRITDVWKLYEKELSLAIVSEKPVVSESKITGKLETKLRFDGVVMPRGPSVVAENIRIVEDPKPPRTLEKLFNDDLKAEEGVRVLYEEGNDVYRIIDALSLGFLGKRKTRKLVPTRWAITAVDSIVGKSLYEKVRDLEPVNEISVFYQGYLGNHFHVILFPSAYASYWVEIWHQMSLWANELVISDLKEDYWGNYETIDGGYMAARTSVLEYLNSIRRSAGVIIVREITRDYFAPLGNWHIRETVRRSFQNKIAVVENLQRAIDLVNSRLKVQGVNLREVRVIKQVLGQSRIDSFFS; encoded by the coding sequence TTGAGAAAGATACCGGCGGAGTTGTGCGTGAGATGCAAGGGAACTAAGTTCCTCTGCGGTCTCCCCTCTTGTCCTATCACTCAAAGGTTCAGATCCATCGTAAACACCACGTCAAAAATATCTTTGGAGAAGGGAATAATCGAAGGTTCAACGCCCCCAAGCGCCATAGTCGGGGAAAGAGGTTACCCAAAGGTTTCCCTAAATTTCAACGTAGTGCCCGGAGTTACGGGGGAAGAGACGAGGATATATAACGACCCTGCAAATTGGTGGGGAAAGGCCAACATTTACGATATAATAAATTACAGATCTTCTCTGGTCTCCAATTTGTCCGAGGTTAGAATAACTGACGTATGGAAGCTCTACGAGAAGGAGTTGTCCCTAGCTATAGTTTCGGAGAAGCCTGTAGTTTCCGAGAGCAAAATAACTGGGAAACTGGAGACCAAACTGAGGTTTGATGGAGTTGTAATGCCTAGAGGTCCTTCGGTCGTAGCTGAAAACATTAGGATTGTGGAGGACCCCAAGCCTCCCAGAACTCTGGAGAAGTTATTCAACGATGACTTAAAGGCGGAGGAAGGAGTTCGCGTTCTATACGAGGAAGGGAATGACGTTTACAGAATAATTGACGCTCTCTCATTAGGATTCCTAGGCAAACGAAAGACCAGGAAGCTCGTCCCAACGAGATGGGCCATAACCGCGGTGGATTCTATTGTAGGAAAGTCCCTTTACGAAAAGGTTAGAGATCTGGAGCCAGTGAACGAGATCTCCGTGTTTTATCAAGGATACCTTGGGAACCACTTTCACGTCATACTGTTTCCCTCAGCGTACGCCTCTTACTGGGTCGAGATTTGGCACCAGATGTCCCTTTGGGCTAACGAGTTAGTAATTTCAGACCTCAAGGAAGACTATTGGGGTAACTACGAGACCATAGACGGGGGATATATGGCAGCTAGGACTTCAGTCCTCGAATACCTAAATTCCATCAGGAGATCAGCTGGAGTAATAATAGTGAGAGAGATCACGAGGGATTATTTTGCGCCACTAGGTAATTGGCACATTAGGGAAACTGTTAGAAGATCGTTCCAGAATAAGATTGCCGTGGTAGAGAACCTGCAAAGAGCAATTGACCTAGTAAATTCTAGATTGAAGGTCCAAGGAGTTAACCTTAGGGAAGTTAGGGTGATTAAACAGGTTTTGGGCCAAAGTAGAATAGACTCTTTCTTCTCCTAA
- a CDS encoding PHP domain-containing protein — protein sequence MKIDLHVHSFFSDGKYDPLFLVKFAQKMGIYLALTDHDTSKGISRVEGMVVPGQEVTTQFGHVVVLCDFLPNPPKEIASLVDYANDNNCISFPSHPFDLFRKGIGNHVYEYKFTALEVFNSKAPRKANELARRAAERLNLPGLANSDSHVKEALGSAYNEIDLQEFNVEAILEKLRKREIKPVPRGLTVTAKLNIAKWYIERKLRLEKDTGGVVREMQGN from the coding sequence ATGAAGATAGACCTTCATGTCCACTCCTTTTTTAGCGACGGAAAGTACGATCCTCTCTTTCTAGTGAAATTTGCCCAGAAAATGGGAATATACCTAGCACTTACGGACCACGATACCTCCAAAGGAATTTCCAGAGTCGAGGGAATGGTAGTGCCTGGCCAAGAGGTTACAACTCAGTTTGGACATGTCGTAGTTCTTTGCGACTTTCTCCCAAACCCTCCAAAGGAAATAGCGTCATTAGTTGACTACGCCAACGATAACAACTGCATTTCATTTCCTTCCCATCCTTTCGACCTTTTTAGGAAAGGAATAGGAAATCATGTGTACGAGTATAAATTTACTGCATTAGAGGTCTTCAATTCCAAAGCTCCTAGAAAGGCCAATGAACTTGCGAGGAGAGCTGCTGAAAGGTTAAATTTACCTGGCCTTGCTAATAGCGACTCTCACGTCAAGGAAGCTCTAGGATCAGCGTACAACGAGATAGACCTCCAGGAGTTCAACGTTGAGGCTATCCTGGAGAAGCTGCGTAAAAGGGAGATTAAACCGGTTCCAAGGGGCTTGACGGTAACTGCTAAATTAAATATTGCTAAATGGTATATAGAGAGGAAACTGAGACTTGAGAAAGATACCGGCGGAGTTGTGCGTGAGATGCAAGGGAACTAA
- a CDS encoding DUF4443 domain-containing protein: MSELSALEETTRARQGNKPSYDEAYVLWALNLIYDEPPMGRLTLMKRLTLSEASVKTMLRRLRESNLVSVDRVGGAELTLKGKRLVEEWRSRVSIFSATLSSIGWESIQIALKNGGELIEKVGIIQLRDDIIKIGADAVLITVKTQEDIEIPPKTEEFAIKSLLEELSNLSSQYSSGDLIIYIKPSDLHLAYKVGIFLLQKLQRN; this comes from the coding sequence ATGAGCGAACTGTCGGCCCTGGAGGAGACAACAAGAGCTAGGCAGGGCAACAAACCTAGCTACGATGAGGCTTACGTACTTTGGGCCTTGAATCTCATATATGATGAACCTCCCATGGGAAGACTTACTCTCATGAAAAGGCTGACTCTTAGCGAGGCGTCAGTGAAGACTATGCTCAGGAGGTTAAGGGAGTCCAATCTGGTCTCTGTGGACAGGGTAGGTGGAGCTGAACTTACCCTCAAGGGAAAGAGGCTGGTGGAGGAGTGGCGATCTAGGGTTTCAATTTTCAGCGCAACCTTAAGCTCCATAGGTTGGGAGTCCATACAAATAGCCTTAAAAAATGGTGGAGAACTGATCGAAAAGGTAGGTATTATTCAACTAAGAGATGATATTATAAAAATAGGCGCAGATGCTGTTCTAATTACTGTTAAAACTCAGGAAGATATAGAAATTCCCCCTAAAACAGAGGAATTTGCAATAAAATCACTCTTAGAGGAACTATCCAATCTCTCTTCCCAGTATAGTTCTGGGGATTTAATTATTTACATAAAGCCAAGTGATTTACACCTTGCGTATAAAGTTGGAATATTTCTTTTACAGAAACTTCAAAGGAATTAA
- the argF gene encoding ornithine carbamoyltransferase, translating to MLKGRNLICLLDFDRWDLQRLLDVSFSMKEKVLTNLVPKSLDGKRIVLLFEKPSTRTRISSELAVSMLGGSPIVIGKNDIQISRGEPIEDTARVLGRMVHGIGARVLKHETLLKLSEYSGRPVVNLLSDLSHPLQALTDFMTIKEIFGTLEKPIAFVGDGGDNVLVSLMAFVAKFGLELKVASPKDMRPRPDIWKRIEEEAESSGAIIEFYEDPYEAVRGASVVYTDVWVSMGQEGEAQKRREVLSTYRVTEDLMRYTSSDSIFMHCLPAVRGEEVEQGVIDGKKSRVWDQAENRLYTAMSAFSLIF from the coding sequence ATGCTAAAGGGTAGAAATCTCATTTGTCTTCTCGACTTCGATAGATGGGACTTACAGAGGCTTTTGGACGTTTCGTTCTCCATGAAGGAGAAAGTGTTAACCAATTTGGTCCCCAAGTCGTTGGATGGGAAGAGGATAGTCCTTCTTTTCGAAAAGCCCAGTACTAGAACCAGAATCAGCTCTGAGCTAGCTGTATCAATGTTGGGGGGTAGCCCAATAGTAATAGGAAAGAACGACATACAGATCTCGAGAGGAGAACCCATCGAGGATACCGCAAGGGTTTTGGGGAGGATGGTCCACGGTATAGGGGCTAGGGTTCTAAAGCATGAAACTCTCCTTAAGCTTTCCGAGTACTCAGGGAGACCGGTAGTGAACCTACTCAGCGATTTATCTCATCCACTTCAAGCTCTTACTGACTTTATGACAATAAAGGAAATATTTGGGACGTTAGAGAAACCTATCGCCTTCGTGGGAGATGGGGGAGATAATGTCCTGGTAAGTCTAATGGCATTTGTGGCTAAATTTGGTCTAGAACTCAAGGTAGCTTCACCAAAGGATATGAGACCTAGACCTGACATATGGAAAAGGATAGAGGAGGAGGCTGAAAGTAGTGGCGCAATCATCGAATTTTACGAAGATCCTTACGAGGCTGTGAGGGGAGCATCTGTGGTATATACCGACGTCTGGGTCAGTATGGGGCAGGAAGGCGAAGCTCAGAAAAGGAGAGAGGTCTTGTCAACCTACAGGGTGACTGAGGATCTGATGAGGTATACCTCTTCAGACTCCATTTTCATGCACTGTTTACCTGCAGTGAGAGGGGAGGAAGTAGAGCAGGGAGTAATTGACGGAAAGAAAAGCAGGGTCTGGGATCAAGCCGAGAATAGGCTTTACACTGCCATGTCGGCTTTCTCCTTGATATTTTAG
- the thrC gene encoding threonine synthase, translating into MRCIDCGFETELDQKTITCPRCGGILEISVKLPSTFSFSRLRGRGVWRYSEAIAGNYKTVVSINEGGTPLIRSKTNENVYYKFEGANPTGSFKDRGMTVAISSAVNEGYKIVVAASTGNTAASAAAYSARAGLKIYLVLPKDKVAVGKLAQSILYGATILEVEGSFDVGMKAVMKLYREMGIVYPLNSFNPWRLEGQKTIAYEITEEIGVPDAVVVPVGNAGNIYAIWKGFTELRNAGLIDKVPRMIGVQAEGASPIARAIAQNLNTPEFTENPETIATAIRIGKPVNWKKALRAIRESQGTAIYVSDSEIVDAQRDLARIEGVGAEPASVASFAGHRKALKEGILSNSDKAVLILTGHALKDPDSMVRSGSRRITTNPDYLEKIILGDLNANS; encoded by the coding sequence ATGCGTTGTATCGATTGCGGGTTTGAAACCGAATTGGATCAAAAGACCATTACTTGCCCTAGATGTGGGGGAATTCTGGAAATTTCCGTGAAGTTACCCTCCACATTTTCGTTTTCAAGGTTAAGAGGAAGAGGGGTATGGAGATACTCCGAGGCCATTGCGGGAAACTACAAAACGGTAGTGAGCATCAATGAAGGGGGAACTCCGCTAATTAGGTCAAAAACCAACGAGAACGTCTACTATAAATTTGAGGGAGCTAACCCTACAGGGAGCTTTAAGGATAGAGGAATGACCGTAGCCATAAGCTCTGCTGTCAATGAAGGCTATAAAATAGTAGTTGCCGCTTCCACAGGAAACACAGCGGCCTCAGCAGCTGCGTATTCTGCGAGGGCTGGATTGAAAATCTACCTGGTTCTGCCAAAAGATAAAGTTGCGGTAGGTAAATTAGCACAGTCTATCCTATACGGAGCCACAATTCTAGAGGTGGAAGGAAGTTTTGATGTGGGAATGAAGGCTGTAATGAAACTTTATAGGGAAATGGGAATCGTTTACCCCCTAAACTCCTTCAATCCATGGCGTCTAGAGGGACAGAAAACCATAGCCTACGAGATAACAGAAGAGATAGGGGTTCCAGACGCTGTGGTCGTCCCAGTTGGGAATGCAGGAAACATATACGCTATATGGAAAGGGTTTACTGAATTGAGAAACGCCGGGCTAATAGATAAGGTTCCCAGGATGATAGGGGTTCAGGCAGAGGGGGCGTCCCCTATAGCTAGAGCCATCGCCCAAAACCTAAATACCCCTGAATTCACTGAAAACCCTGAAACTATTGCCACTGCCATAAGGATAGGTAAACCAGTTAACTGGAAGAAAGCCTTAAGGGCTATAAGGGAGTCCCAAGGAACTGCCATATACGTCAGTGATAGTGAGATAGTAGATGCTCAAAGAGATCTGGCTAGAATCGAAGGCGTTGGTGCCGAGCCAGCGTCTGTGGCGTCCTTCGCTGGTCATAGGAAAGCCTTAAAGGAAGGGATTCTAAGCAATTCGGATAAAGCAGTTCTAATTCTCACTGGGCATGCCCTAAAGGATCCAGACTCCATGGTCAGATCTGGATCAAGGAGGATAACCACTAATCCAGATTATTTGGAAAAAATTATTCTAGGTGATCTTAATGCCAATTCTTAA
- a CDS encoding replication initiator protein WhiP, producing the protein MSDRDSSVNRATELSEEVSRSSPRSKLMDAILVLLHARPLRTSEISSNLGYETKYVSSYLSYWKKRGLVYQEGGRWYLTPDGENLAVTIIDSYSNSRFKEMLMIAKQMINEPVKESINNKKPQSNRSEPKEVLSFIDSKTKSDVNKQQRTDPSVCISDISEKLDNDEKDILLFLLERYKQWGSTYVYLDQLQEEYKADSTWLFKVLRGLQTKRVLYLYNDPKLGFRIGFSQSVKRKLENC; encoded by the coding sequence GTGTCTGATAGAGACTCTAGCGTCAATAGGGCAACTGAACTGAGCGAGGAGGTCTCTAGGTCCTCTCCTAGATCTAAGTTAATGGATGCTATACTTGTCCTTCTTCACGCTAGACCTCTCCGTACTTCTGAAATTTCCTCCAATCTGGGATATGAAACTAAGTACGTTAGCAGTTACTTGAGCTATTGGAAAAAGAGGGGACTTGTGTACCAGGAGGGAGGGAGGTGGTACCTTACTCCTGATGGAGAAAATCTAGCGGTCACAATCATAGACTCTTACTCTAATTCGAGGTTCAAGGAAATGCTAATGATAGCCAAGCAAATGATAAACGAACCGGTTAAAGAGTCAATAAACAACAAAAAGCCACAAAGTAACAGAAGTGAACCTAAGGAAGTTTTGTCGTTTATTGACTCTAAAACCAAATCGGATGTCAATAAACAACAAAGAACGGATCCAAGTGTTTGTATATCTGATATTTCAGAGAAATTAGACAATGACGAGAAAGATATTCTCCTTTTCTTACTAGAAAGATATAAACAGTGGGGTTCAACCTACGTCTATCTGGACCAGCTTCAGGAGGAATATAAGGCCGATTCGACCTGGCTCTTCAAAGTTCTAAGAGGTTTGCAGACTAAGAGAGTCCTCTACCTTTATAACGACCCCAAACTGGGTTTCAGGATAGGTTTTTCGCAATCTGTCAAGAGAAAGCTTGAGAACTGCTAA